One Faecalispora anaeroviscerum genomic window carries:
- a CDS encoding transcription termination/antitermination NusG family protein, which yields MKWFVLQVMTGQEDPIRDSLLSKGIHAAVAHERRVLRSGGKWLERDYVVVPSYVFIRIEYTDALYYVLKGTQGVIRLLGNGSQPSPLLPEEEKWIQAWEQPLVPSKVHFSRDGTYQVIDGPLAGENVKLLKLDRHRRRAKVEISILGKPQITYLSLEVLKEF from the coding sequence ATGAAATGGTTTGTCCTTCAGGTTATGACCGGGCAGGAAGATCCGATTCGGGACAGCCTGCTCAGCAAAGGAATCCATGCCGCTGTTGCCCACGAGCGGCGTGTACTGCGATCAGGTGGCAAATGGCTGGAACGCGACTATGTTGTAGTTCCGAGTTATGTGTTTATCCGGATCGAGTATACCGACGCCTTGTATTACGTTCTGAAAGGAACGCAGGGAGTTATCCGATTGCTGGGAAACGGAAGCCAGCCTTCCCCCCTTCTTCCGGAAGAAGAAAAATGGATTCAAGCATGGGAACAGCCGCTTGTTCCATCCAAAGTGCATTTTTCCCGTGACGGCACCTATCAGGTGATCGACGGGCCGCTTGCCGGTGAGAACGTGAAGCTGCTGAAGCTTGACCGACATCGCCGTCGTGCGAAAGTGGAAATCAGCATCTTGGGAAAGCCGCAAATCACCTATTTATCGCTTGAGGTTTTAAAGGAGTTTTAA
- a CDS encoding phage protein Gp27 family protein: MGRKRNRSSGKIDALPDNLKSIVEQMLLSGQSYREIVEYLSQNNVSVSQMSVCRYAGKYLASVEMLKMSQENMKMMMEEMDKYPNLDATEAILRVASQNVFNAISSVDQDAWENMEPDKLLKEASSLIRAAGYKRRVDLQNKTDTEAALDASQALLADVLAKKHPELYKQVMDVLKQEKEKQSAEG, encoded by the coding sequence ATGGGCAGAAAAAGAAACCGCAGCTCCGGAAAGATCGACGCGCTGCCGGATAACTTGAAAAGCATTGTTGAACAAATGCTTTTGAGCGGCCAGTCTTATCGTGAAATTGTCGAATATCTGAGCCAAAACAATGTATCTGTATCGCAGATGTCGGTTTGCCGTTACGCCGGAAAATACTTGGCCAGCGTGGAAATGCTGAAAATGTCTCAGGAAAATATGAAAATGATGATGGAGGAAATGGACAAATACCCGAACCTTGATGCGACGGAAGCCATTCTACGTGTTGCCTCGCAGAATGTTTTTAATGCCATTTCTTCAGTTGATCAGGATGCCTGGGAGAACATGGAGCCGGACAAACTCCTGAAGGAAGCCAGCAGCCTGATTCGTGCAGCGGGATACAAGCGGCGCGTCGACCTTCAGAATAAAACCGATACGGAAGCGGCGCTGGATGCCAGTCAGGCCTTACTCGCTGACGTTCTGGCAAAGAAGCACCCTGAACTATATAAACAGGTTATGGATGTCCTGAAACAGGAAAAGGAAAAGCAGTCGGCGGAGGGATAG
- a CDS encoding type VI secretion protein has protein sequence MDNAEMLRKMRAGRFVENNGKVLRTINILRHKYEQLKDVKYALDMEMSETEYLDCINYLAEAGYIALRDISTKSPANIADADYTRLEAKVTALGIQLLGGAIDDKMIKA, from the coding sequence GTGGATAACGCTGAAATGCTTCGCAAAATGCGGGCCGGAAGGTTCGTGGAAAACAACGGCAAGGTGCTGCGTACCATCAACATCTTGCGCCATAAATATGAGCAGCTGAAGGATGTTAAATACGCGCTGGATATGGAAATGTCCGAAACGGAATATCTTGACTGCATCAACTATTTGGCTGAAGCCGGGTATATTGCACTGCGCGATATTTCTACAAAAAGCCCGGCCAATATCGCGGATGCCGATTACACCAGATTGGAAGCAAAGGTTACTGCGCTGGGAATCCAACTGCTCGGTGGAGCGATTGATGACAAAATGATAAAGGCATAG
- a CDS encoding Mor transcription activator family protein: MSFLETVTLDDLSGEQLEIAELIGIENYRNLVRHFGGNQIRILQEDTLVKEKRDNEIRKLYNGRNELELSQKYNLSDRTIRSIVASLKRIDGQIGFF, encoded by the coding sequence ATGAGCTTTTTAGAGACTGTTACGCTGGATGATCTGAGCGGTGAGCAGCTCGAAATCGCTGAACTGATCGGAATTGAAAATTACCGAAATCTGGTAAGGCATTTCGGGGGGAACCAAATTCGCATCCTGCAGGAAGACACTTTGGTAAAAGAAAAGCGTGACAATGAAATCCGGAAGTTGTATAATGGTCGCAATGAGTTGGAACTTTCGCAAAAATACAATTTGAGCGACCGGACAATCCGCTCCATCGTTGCTTCTCTCAAACGCATCGACGGGCAGATCGGATTCTTTTAG
- a CDS encoding regulatory protein GemA, with translation MTSKQIQRIYKLGAALGLVKNDELHTLVLGIAGKEHVSQLSEDEYKAVEHELLERLKVQHLIPPPKPKKQRSASPSGMTAGQQNKVWQLMYRLAACDQQPNSAALGTRICGIIKRQFHIDATAQQPFRWLDYQQGSQLIEFLKKYVSSAEQKEKRKDAQ, from the coding sequence ATGACTTCGAAGCAGATACAGCGAATATACAAGCTTGGAGCTGCGCTGGGCCTTGTTAAAAATGATGAGCTGCATACGCTGGTTTTGGGAATTGCAGGGAAGGAACACGTAAGCCAGCTTTCTGAAGATGAGTATAAGGCAGTTGAGCATGAGTTGCTGGAGCGGCTGAAGGTACAGCATCTGATTCCTCCCCCGAAGCCCAAAAAACAGCGCAGCGCATCACCGTCCGGAATGACTGCCGGACAGCAGAACAAAGTGTGGCAGCTCATGTACCGGCTGGCTGCCTGCGACCAACAGCCGAACAGTGCAGCTCTTGGCACCCGGATTTGTGGAATCATAAAAAGACAGTTTCACATTGATGCCACCGCCCAACAGCCTTTCCGCTGGCTTGATTATCAACAGGGTTCGCAGTTGATTGAATTTCTGAAAAAGTATGTTTCCAGCGCGGAGCAGAAAGAAAAAAGGAAGGATGCGCAATGA